The genomic DNA CCGCACCGTCGCCGAACTGGCGAAAAATGCCTCAATGCGGCCGGCTGCGCATCTGACCTGTGTCGATGCCTCAAAAGATGAAGTTGATGCGGTTGTGGATGGCTATGCTGCCGCTGGCGTAAAACACATTGTCGCCCTGCGCGGCGATGCTCAAAATGGTGAAACCCAATTTGCGCCTCATCCGCAGGGCTATCAGAACGCGGCCGATCTGGTTGCCGGAATTACCCGCAGGGGCAGTTTTGACATATCTGTTGCCGCCTACCCGGAACGCCATCCCGACAGTCCGAGCTGGGACCATGAGCTGGACAATCTGAAGCGCAAGGTTGATGCCGGTGCGAGCCGCGCCATCACCCAGTTCTTCTTTGACAATGATCTGTTTGAAGCCTTTGTCGAGCGCGCCCGTGCTACCGGAATTTCAATTCCGATCATTCCCGGTGTGCTGCCTGTTTATAAATTTGCCCAGACCCGATCCTTTGCCAAACGCTGTGGCGCGGATGTGCCATATTGGCTGGAGCTTGCTTTTAACGGGCTGGACGATGATCTGGACACCCAAAGGCTGGTTTCCACAGCCATTCTCGCCGAACAGGTGTTCGATCTGGCGGAACGCGGTTTTGAAGATGTGCATTTTTACACGCTGAACAGATCTGAAATTGTCTTTGCAGTTTGTCATCTGATGGGCCTCGGCCCTGAACTGCAGACGGTCGAAACCGATCACCGCGCGGCCTGACCGGTCGTCGGCCGCCCCCGAATAAGTCAATCCGGACAAGCTATTTCATAAACAGTAGTAAATTATTGTTCAATGACAGACGACAGTTTGTTGTCCATAACAGGCCTTCCGAATCCGACCGCCTGACGCCAGTTTGCTTTTATCGCAATTCACCGATGAAAGTAGAACAATGAACAGCACAATTCTGGAAGTTAATGCATCGGCCCGTCAATCCGGGTCTGTCAGCAGGCAATTGGTCACTGAACTGGTGCAGTCTCTAAGCGCCGATACGACAGCACGGATCATCCGTCGTGACACGGCAAGCGGCATAGAACTCGTCAGCGAAGATTGGGTGTCAGCAAACCAGACACCGAAACCAGACCGTACCGCCCGGCACACAAAGGCACTTGGCATGTCGGACATTCTGATCGAGGAAGTGCGTCAGGCAGATACGCTGGTCATTGGCGTTCCGATCTACAATTTCGCCATTCCCGCCAGTCTCAAGGCCTGGATTGACCAGATCTGTCGCGCCGGTGAAACTTTCTCCTACACGGAACACGGACCGGTGGGTCTTTTGACCGGAAAACGCGCTTATTTGGTTATCACTTCAGGTGGTGTGGAGAGCGGCTCAGATGTGGATTTTGCCACCAATTATATGAAGCATGTCCTCGGTTTCATCGGCATTGACGATGTCCAGATCATTGCCGCGGATCAGTTGCTGTTTCAGGGCGAGGAAAAGCTGTCAGCCGTCCGTGATACGATTGAAAATCTGGCTGCCTGACGCTGAAACCAGTCTGAATCGAAGAATTTTTCATAGAAAAGGCCGGGCTTTAAGCCCGGCCTTCTTGACCCAGACGGTCGGCCACCACCCTAACAGTGGCCCATTGCGGAGCAGCTATTGTTGCCTAAACGGCACCCAGCACAATAGCTCCGATAAACAAAAACGCAGCACAAAGAAGAGCAAAATTCGTCGCTCTCAACGCATTCATTTTCATCATTTTTCAATCCTCCGCTATAAAGCGTAAGTCAGAGTCTTTTCCATGTAGGTGGTATTGGAAAGAAAAAAACATGGTGCAGCGCAAGACAGGCAGCCCGTCAATACCGGCCGTCAGCTCTATTGCTCTGTCCTGTTTGGATTTTTCCGAACCGGGAAAACCATCTTACGTCTTATATAAGACGCCGGAAAAACCGAATCACAGCTCAGTCCAGAGGTGGTTTGCCAGGCTCAGGAGCCTATTGTCCTGCTCCTACCTGCCAACAAGCTGAACCTCGATAGGCAAGCCTGATTCGTTCTGAAAGGCTGGAAGGTGAATGCAGGGCACATGCATCAGCGTCAAAAACGGTTGAAAATGGAAGTGCCCGTGTTTTTCAGGGTTGCCGGTGCGGTGCCAGGCGCAGACCGCGTGACCATCACATCAACGCTGGCCCGCAATTCAGCAAAATCAACCCACGCACGTGACGCTACCAGCGTTTATCTCGGTTGACGCCACCTCGCCAGCGGCGATCATTTCACGGATATCGGATGCAAACACACCCTCCGCGCCACGCTTTCAAAGAAGAGCCGCCAGTGAAATGATTTTGTTGGGCTGAAATTTTGTGAGTTTCGGTGTTGCCGTCTTATTGATTTGACGATTGCGACAGGGACTCATTTATCGCTAACAAGACGCCTTTTTGCCACAAATACAAGCCACAGGGAGCCGGTAGATAGACGCGAGAAGGCGGATGACGCAGGTATGATTGAAAAGTCTGTTTGGCCACAAATTTTTCTGACCGTAGCCCTGGCCCTGTCAAGTTATTCCATAACCGGCATAAATACCGCTTCAGCGCAGCAATCCGGCGAGCGGAGGAACTCGGTTGTCACGATTTTCAACCGCTTGAAGAATGATATTCGCCGCGCTCGCGGGCAGCCCTCTACGACACCGCAAACAGCGCCTCAAACCCGAACAAAGCGTCAGACAAGGACAAAACCGGCCAGCCCGGCGATTGCTCGGGCAGCCGGACCAGTTCCGCGTCCGCGCCCCCGCCTTGTTGCGCAAAGCAATGCAGCAGCAGGCAGCAGCGCAGAGCGCACTTCGATATTCGCCTTTGCCCAGCCGCGCGCCCCACAGCCGTTGGCTGGAAAGCCGGCACCGTCTGTTGCCGCAGTCCCGACCCCGCCTCAGGTCAGACCTGGCAAACCGCTCACTGCAATTACCGCCATAAGGCCTGTGTTGCCAAAATCCGTCGACAGGCAGCGCGTAGCGGCCCCGCTGATACTGGCAAAGGTTTCAGGCAAGGCGCTACGCAGTTCCTGCCCGAAACGCCAGTTGGTCGGCCTCACCGGCCTGCGCACACCGCAAACAGTCAAATTATCGCCCCAGGCCAACGTTCAAAGACCGCTTGGTCTTGCCGCTGCCAAATGGGTGGAAACTGTTGTGCAACCTTCAGCCAGAAAGGTCTTTGGCAGTGACATTGTCTCTCTGCGCGTGGCTGCATCATTCGCCTGCCGTGCGCGCAACGGTGTTAAAGGCGCGAAACTTTCCGAACATGGCTACGGCAATGCAATCGACATCAGTGCTTTCACTCTTGCCAACGGCAAAACCGTCACTGTGGCCAAGGGCTGGAACGGGCCAGGTGCCCAGCGCCAGTTTCTGCGAGCCGTCAATGCCGGCGCCTGCCGCTATTTTACCACCGTTCTGGGGCCAAAAGCAGATCGCTACCATCAGGACCATTTTCATCTGGATCTTGCCAGGCACGGTAAGAGTGGCACCTATCGGATATGCAAATAGTCCGACCATCAACCAGACATGAAATGGCGCGGCTTTCCGGCCACCCACCCCTTGAATCTTAATCTCAGCAAGAACGCCCAACTGTTTGGACCGATTCCGAAATTCCAGACCAGGCTGACGCAGCTTCAGACCACCTCTTGCTGCCATCAATTTATGAAATTGCTTTGCAGGTCCGGCCAGTGCCATAAGCTGGGTTCCTGACCTCAACATCCGAGCATTCGATGATTCCCGGCATTGCCGTCCTCGCCCTTGGCTACATGATGAGCCAGTTTTACCGTGCATTTCTGGCAGTCTTGTCTGGTGATTTAACCACGGATCTGGGCGCCACTCCGACAGAATTGTCGATTGCTTCGGGCACCTGGTTTGTCATATTCGCCCTGGCACAGTTTCCAGTGGGTCTGTGGCTTGATCGCTACGGGCCAAGACGCATGACAGCCGCGCTGTTTACGTTCGGCGCTGGCGGCGGTGTCATGCTGATGGCCTTCGCCACGACACCGCTGCATCTGATTATCGCCATGGGCCTGATCGGAATAGGCTGCGCTCCGGTATTGATGGCGTCATTTTTCATATTTGCCAAAGCCTTTCCGCCGGCTCGCTTCGGCCTGTATTCTGCATGGATTGTCGCATTTGGAACCATGGGAAATGTCGCTGGTGCCAAACCGCTTGCGGTGCTGGCGACTGAATTTGGCTGGCGGCCGGTGATGTTGGGGCTGTTCGTAATGACACTGGCCATCGGGCTGGCGATCCTGCTGTTTGTCAAAGACCCGCCCACTGACGATAATGCACAGGACCACGCCATTCCTGGCGGTTCATTTCTGACACTTTTGAAAATGAAACAGCTGTGGCCGATTTTTCCACTAATGGCTGTGGCCTATGCTGTGCCTGCCGGGATACGCGGCTATTGGGCCGCACCCTATCTGTCTGAGGTTTTCGGAGCTGACACGCCTGCCATCGGGACCGCAACTCTCTGGATGGCTTTAGCGATGATTGCCGGCAGCATTGTCTACGGCCCACTGGACCGGCTGGTGCCTTCGCGCAAATGGCTTAATTTCGGCGGTGGTATTGTTGTTGTCAGTTCAATGCTGGTGCTTGCCATCTGGCCTTCGTCGAGCCTGGGCCTGACAACAGCCATGCTTGTCCTGTGCGGCTTCGCCGGGATGAACTACCCGATTCTGATGGCACATGCGCGGCAGTTTTTCCCGCCCCGCCTGGTCGGGCGCGGCGTCACGCTGATGAATTTCTTTTCCGTCGGCGGCGTCGGTGTCATGCAGTGGATAACGGCGGCTCTCATTCGTGACGAGACAATCCTGCAGACGCCAATTGTAGCGTTTCAGACATTGTTCTGGTTTTATGTCGTTGTGCTCAGTCTCGTCCTGGTGCTGTATCTGGCCGCCCGGGAGCGGCCAGATGACAAACCGGCCTAACGCGTAAACGGCTTGTATTTGATCCGCCGCGGGTTTTCCACCGCATCCGCACCAAGCCGGCGTTTCTTGTCTTCTTCATAATCGGCATAATTGCCCTCGAACCACTCCACATGGCTGTCCCCTTCGAAGGCCAGCATATGTGTGGCAAGGCGATCCAGAAACATCCGGTCATGGGAGATCACCACGGCACACCCGGCAAAATCCTCCAGCGCATCTTCCAGAGCACCCAGAGTTTCCGTATCAAGATCGTTGGTCGGTTCATCAAGCAGCAGGACATTCGAGCCGGATTTCAGCATTTTTGCCAGATGAACCCGGTTGCGCTGGCCACCTGACAACGAGCCGACTTTCTGTTGCTGATCCCCACCTTTGAAGTTGAAAGCGCCGACATAAGCCCGGCTGTTCATTTCATGCTTGCCGAGCTTGATGATCTCGTCGCCTCCGGAAATTTCTTCCCAGACATTCTTGTTTGCATCCAGTGAATCGCGGGACTGATCGACATAGCCAAGCTTGACCGTCTCTCCCAGACGCACCGAGCCGGCGTCTGGTTCCTCCTGGCCGGTCAACATGCGAAACAGCGTCGTCTTGCCGGCTCCGTTGGGCCCGATAACACCGACAATGCCGCCGGGCGGCAGCTTGAAGGACAGATCATCGATCAGCAGTTGCTCGCCATAGCCTTTCGAGACATCCTCCATTTCGATCACCACCTGGCCAAGCCGTTCGCCGGGCGGAATCAGGATCTGCGCCTGCCCGGGCTTGCGCGCTGCGCTGCGCTCGACCAGTTCGTCATAGGCGTTGATACGCGCTTTGGATTTGGTCTGCCGCGCCCTCGGGCTGGCAGCAATCCATTCCCGCTCCCGGTCCAGCGCCCGTTGGCGAGCCTGATCCTCACGGCCTTCCTGGGCCATCCGCTTGGATTTTGCTTCCAGATAGGCCGAATAATTGCCCTCATAGGGAATCCCGCTGCCCCGATCGAGTTCCAGAATCCACCCCGTAACATTATCGAGGAAATAGCGGTCATGAGTGATGATGAGAACGGAGCCTTTGAAGGCAACCAGATGCTTTTCCAGCCAGGCAACCGTCTCCGCGTCAAGATGATTGGTGGGCTCATCAAGCAACAGCAGGTCGGGCTCTGACAACAGCAACTTACACAGCGCAACCCGGCGCTTTTCGCCGCCGGACAGATTTTCCACCGAAGCATCTCCCGGCGGGCAGCGCAGCGCTTCCATCGCCATTTCAACCTTGCTGTCCAGATCCCAGAGATCCTGGGCATCGATAACATCCTGGAGCTGAGCGCCCTCTTCGGCCGTTTCGTCAGAATAATTCATCATCAATTCATTATAGCGGTCAAGGATCGCCTGCTTTTCAGCAACACCGTCCATGACATTGCCGAGCACATCCTTCGACCCGTCCAATTGCGGTTCCTGAGGCAGATATCCGATCCTGGCTCCATCTGCCGCCCAGGCTTCGCCGGTAAAATCCTTGTCGAGATCAGCCATAATGCGCAGTAGTGTGGATTTACCCGCTCCATTGGGACCCAGCACGCCGATTTTCGCGTCCGGGTAGAACGACAGATGAATATTATCGAGCACCTTTTTGCCGCCGGAATAGGTCTTTGAAAGCCCGCTCATATGATAGATAAATTGCCGCGCCATAGGGCTGGTCATTCCTTCAATGTCATTTGAAAATTCAGCACCTTCTACGACAGATCAAGGTCCGCTCGCAATTGCCGATAGCTCAATTTGTGAAGTTTTCTCGGCGCATTGGCAATAAACGCGGCATCTTCAGGCCGCGCCGGCTTACATCTCTCGTACAGACCAGTTCGGCAATACCAAACGCCGGACAACAAAAAATGCCGCCAGCGTTTCAAAACGCTGGCGGCTTCACTTTTTATTCAACACTCAATCCGGATTGAAGGTTTTGCCCGGCTGTAACAGAGTAAATATCATTGGCGATCAGGGCCGGTGGTAGACCCGCTCAGTCAGCCTCAAGACGGAAACTCAAAGATGCCCAGAGACTGTGCCATACCGGTTTGCGCCCGGCTGTGTCTTCCTTGAATTTTGCAGGATCTGTCTCCTCCATTTGTACAGCACTGATGAGGTAGAACCCACCGCCATCGAGAGTGATGTTGGCCACGCCTTCAGCATTACTGCGGGTCAATCGCCTTGCGACAGTGCTGTCGTTCATGCGCTGAAACGTTGCAACCTGAATATTTTCCAGCGGCTTTCCCTCGCGCAACAGCAGAACGTCAACACGGCTGGTTTGCGGTGCATAGGGAGATTGCAGCGCCACCAGCTCTATCGGCAGGCCAACGGCCTGGTTTTGCCCGGCATCGTCCTCCTGATAGGGACCAACCTGCACCAGAGATTTGGCGAAGCGTGTATAGATTTCCTTGAAATACGCTGTCGGCAAGCCGCGCTTTTGATGGGCTTCCAGCACCCAGTCCAATCCCTCATAATCAAGGAATTGCTGAAACTTCGCTGGGTCTACATAAGTCAGCACGTCTCCCCGCGACTGATAGGCGATGATGTGAAGGCCCTCTTGCGCTGCCTCCATCTGAAGCGCCGGATTATCACCGATACGGCCTTCAACCGGTTTGGTGTTGCCGCCAATTGTCATTGTGAATCTGTCAAATCGCGGCGGCAGATACGGATAGGTACTGCCAGCAAGGTCCTGCCCCACATTCAATGTGGCTGAAAATTTATCTCCAGTCTCTATCTGCGACACATTCGGTTCGATCCAGAACTCGTGCGCTTTCGTATCCGTTATAGCGAGCGCCAGGGCCGCGAGCGCGCCGAATAAGGTCAAACATCGAAATTTGGTTGCAACAAGAGATACGAAAGACATATGACTTTGACTCCAATGGCGCTCAGCAATAATTTTCTATTCGGGGACAATAACGTCTCCAGATCCAACACGCTACAAGACTATTGAGACATAAATCGAGGTTTATATTGGCACGCATTTTCAGTCAAAGACCGCTGACGGGATTCACTGCAGGGTCGTTACCACTGGTTTTCCTGATTACAATTGCCTCACTGATCGGATGGAGCTTTACCGCCCGCGCTCACGAAATTCAGCCAGCCATTGCAGATCTGGTCTTTTCGCCAGATCAATCCGGTTACCAGCTTGAGATTGCGTTGAATCTGGAAGCCGCCCTTGCCGGTGTGGGTTCTGAGCACGCGGATACCGACCAGTCACCTAAAGCCGAGGAATACGATGCCCTGCGCGCCCTCTCGGCTGCACAGCTACGGGACAGACTGTACCAGGTACAACAGAACTTTTTGTCTCAGATATTCATATCAGCCGACGATGTGGCCCTCGAGAAAACCATTGAAAACGTCTCGATACCGGATGTCGGTGATTTGTCTGTGGCACGGGCATCGAGGATCGTGCTGCGCGGCAATCTGCCCCCCGATGCACAAAACATGACATTTTCCTGGGCACCTTCTTTCGGAGCGGTCGTGCTGCGTGGGCCCTTGAGTGAGGCAGGAGAAGGCTACTCAGCTTATTTGCAGAACGGAACTGTAAGCGATCCGGTTTCCATTCAGGGTCAGACCACTCAAAGCGTCTGGCAGGTGATTTCCGACTATGTCACGGTCGGCTTTACTCATATTATTCCCAAAGGGCTCGACCACATTCTGTTTGTGGTCGGCCTGTTCCTGCTGAGCACAAAACTGTCACCGCTGTTGTGGCAGGTCACGGCTTTCACTTTGGCCCACACGATCACACTTGCCCTTGGCATGTTGGGTTTGGTGAGCGTTCCCGCCGCCATTGTTGAACCTCTGATTGCCGCCTCAATTGTCTATATCTGCGTTGAAAATCTGTTCTTGGACCATCTTACAAAATGGCGGCCCATAGTGATTTTCGGCTTCGGCCTGTTGCACGGACTTGGCTTTGCCAGCGTGCTGACAGAGATCGGACTTTCACGGTCTTATTTCATCACCGGCCTGATTTCATTCAATGTGGGCGTCGAGCTTGGCCAGATCAGCGTCATATTTCTGTGTTTTATGGCTGTCGGTTTCTGGTTTCGCAACAAGCCCTGGTACCGCCCTTTTATTATTATTCCCGGATCGTTGATCATCGCCGCGATTGGTGCATTCTGGTTTCTGGAACGCACAATACTGGCCTGAATCCACGCGGTCCAGGATTACCGGCAATCTGAAAAAAAGGCTGCAGAACCGCCGAAATTTACTGCCTATTGCTCTGGACAATCAGGCATTTCGGGCGCTTGATGCCAGAAAAGCCAGATGAGTCTCCGGCACCCATGCCCCTTGCCCTAATTCCCCTTCTTATCGCGGCCGGCATTCTGCTGGCAGGCAACGGCCTTCAAGGCACACTGATCACCTTGCGGGGCACCGCAGAGGGATTCTCGCCGCTTGATATCGGGCTGATCGGTGCCGGCTATTCGGCAGGCTTTCTGGTGGCCTGTGTCTACGCACCGCGGCTGCTGCAGTCTGTTGGCCATATCAGAACCTTTGCCGCACTGGCGGCCGTCTCTGCGGTCAGCACATTGTTGATGGTCATGCTGGTCGATTCCAATTTCTGGATTTTGATGCGGTTTATCATGGGCTTCTGCTTTTCCGGCCTGTTCACGACAATTGAAAGCTGGATCAATTCCAAAGCCAAAAAACAAAATCGCGGCCGCGTTTTATCCCTGTACCGGATGATCGATTTGCTCGCCGTTACCAGCAGTCAGTTTCTGATTCCCGCTTTCGGCGTCATGAGCTTTGCCATTTTTTCGGTCGCGGCGATGCTCTATTGTTTGTCGATCGTTCCCATTTCGCTTTCCGACCGGTCCAGTCCGAAACCGCCTGAAAATTTCCGGTTTGACCTCAAAGCGATCTGGTCAATATCGCCACTTGCCTGTTTTGGATGTTTCACCATCGGGCTTACCAATTCGGCATTTCGAATGATCGGCCCGTTATACGCCCAGGATATCGGCTTTGACGAAACCGGAATTGCATGGTTCATGAGTGTTGGAATTGCCGGCGGCATCCTGTCGCAATATCCATTGGGCTGGCTGTCAGACAGGTTTAACCGCCGTGTTTCACTGTTGATCGCCACCATCGGCGCGATGGGGGCCGGGATTGCTCTGTCCCTGCTGGGCGGCAATTCACAGACGGCAAGCCTGATCGGCATATTTGCATTCGGTGCCTTTGCCATGCCGCTCTATGCACTGTCAGCAGCTCATGCCAATGATCAGGCCAAGGATGACCAATATGTGTTGGTTGCAGCCGGGCTTATGTTCTTTTTTTCCGCAGGCGCGATTGGCGGTCCATTCTTCGCAGCGGTTTTCGCCGAGCAGTTCGGCACTCCGGCCATGTTCATGTACACAAGTCTGATGCATGGCATGCTGGTTGTGTTCACAATCATCCGCTCCCTGTCCCGGCCCGGATTGTCGCCGCGGCCTGACCGGCGGTTTGTCGCACTCATCAGAACGTCACCGCAATTCCTCAAACTGGCAACCAAATCGAGCCGCAATCACGAGAATTCAGACCGCTGAACTGCAGCAGCATCTGTCGCGGCAGCGCTGCTGCAGCTTGATCTGTTCGGAACGATTTATTCTGCCGGTTCCATTTCCTCAGCAGTTTTCTGACGGAAAACAGGAAGCATGTCAGTCAGCGTTTCTTCGCTCAGATGACACATGATTTCATGTCCGCCATGTTTGCCAGCTTCTCCGGAGAAAACCCGCACGGGTGGAACCACCGTCTCACACAGACCCTCGATCTTGTGCTGACAACGCGTTGAGAACGGGCACCCTTTCGGCGGATTGAGCGAGGACGGCATTTCCCCGTCCAGAACAATCTTGCGCTTCTCAATGGATGTGTCCGCTATCGGCACCGCCGACAAAAGAGCCTCTGTATAGGGATGATAAGGCGGAGCGAATATCTCCTCGGTACGGCCCTGCTCCATGATTTGTCCGAGATACATGACAACAATGCGGTCGGCCAGATAGCGCACAACCGATAAATCGTGACTGATGAACAAAAGGGTGGTGCGGTGTTCGCGCTGAATATCCATCAGCAGTTCTGTCACCGCCGCCTGCACCGAAACGTCCAGAGCTGACACCGGTTCATCAGCAATCACCATTGATGGGTTGCCGGCGAAAGCGCGGGCAATACCGACGCGCTGTTTCTGTCCGCCTGACAATTGCCGTGGCCTGCGTTTGGCGAAATCACGTGGAAGCTTGACGATATCCAGAAGCTCAAGAACCCGCGCCTGGATTTTCTCAGGCTCGCTTTCGACACCGAATTTGCGGATCACACGCGCGATCTGACTGCCGACCGTGTGACTTGGGTTCAACGTATCAAAAGGATTCTGGAATACCATTTGTAAATTGGCAATCGTATCTGCCGTGCGATCTTGGACATTCAGATCACCAAGTTCAACGTCGCCAAACTGCACCTTTCCGGCGGTCGCTTCCTCCAGCCCCATCAGAACCTTTGCAAAGGTGGATTTTCCGCAGCCGGACTCTCCGACAATCGCTACGGTCTCAGCTTCACGGGCATGAAAATTAATGCCCTCATTGGCTTTGATAGTGGTTGTTTCGCCGCCGAAAAACAATAATCCGCCACGATCGACTTCGTAATGTTTCTGCAGATCCTGAATATCCAGAACCACATCGCCCGGGAGCACAGCCTCACGCACGACCACCGCCGCTTTTTCGGCTTCCCAGTCAATTTCGCGGAA from Pararhizobium sp. IMCC3301 includes the following:
- the metF gene encoding methylenetetrahydrofolate reductase [NAD(P)H], giving the protein MSIIANLREHQKRTKRISFEFFPPKSDAGEQQVWSAINRLSLFGPSFVSVTYGAGGSTRERTHRTVAELAKNASMRPAAHLTCVDASKDEVDAVVDGYAAAGVKHIVALRGDAQNGETQFAPHPQGYQNAADLVAGITRRGSFDISVAAYPERHPDSPSWDHELDNLKRKVDAGASRAITQFFFDNDLFEAFVERARATGISIPIIPGVLPVYKFAQTRSFAKRCGADVPYWLELAFNGLDDDLDTQRLVSTAILAEQVFDLAERGFEDVHFYTLNRSEIVFAVCHLMGLGPELQTVETDHRAA
- a CDS encoding extensin family protein — translated: MIEKSVWPQIFLTVALALSSYSITGINTASAQQSGERRNSVVTIFNRLKNDIRRARGQPSTTPQTAPQTRTKRQTRTKPASPAIARAAGPVPRPRPRLVAQSNAAAGSSAERTSIFAFAQPRAPQPLAGKPAPSVAAVPTPPQVRPGKPLTAITAIRPVLPKSVDRQRVAAPLILAKVSGKALRSSCPKRQLVGLTGLRTPQTVKLSPQANVQRPLGLAAAKWVETVVQPSARKVFGSDIVSLRVAASFACRARNGVKGAKLSEHGYGNAIDISAFTLANGKTVTVAKGWNGPGAQRQFLRAVNAGACRYFTTVLGPKADRYHQDHFHLDLARHGKSGTYRICK
- a CDS encoding FMN-dependent NADH-azoreductase, which translates into the protein MNSTILEVNASARQSGSVSRQLVTELVQSLSADTTARIIRRDTASGIELVSEDWVSANQTPKPDRTARHTKALGMSDILIEEVRQADTLVIGVPIYNFAIPASLKAWIDQICRAGETFSYTEHGPVGLLTGKRAYLVITSGGVESGSDVDFATNYMKHVLGFIGIDDVQIIAADQLLFQGEEKLSAVRDTIENLAA
- a CDS encoding ABC transporter ATP-binding protein, which translates into the protein MSDITPVLECKDLSISYTTRAGEIPAVINFNLKLMPSEAHGIVGESGCGKSTVALAIMQYMGNNGYIKSGEILFNGRDMTTMSEEELRDIRGSQIAMVYQEPMASLNPSMKIADQLAEVPMYHDGLNEKDAKVKALQMLEKVKLPDPPRIMDAYPHQISGGQQQRVVIAMALLSNPKLLLLDEPTTALDVTVEAGIVELIREIADEFGTSLIFISHNLGLILETCDRITVMYSGQAVEIGDIGDVFDEMRHPYTRGLFNSIPLPGADKTTKPLVPIRGQLPLPHERPDGCYFGPRCDYFEAGRCDQGLVPLEEIAEDANHFARCVKFREIDWEAEKAAVVVREAVLPGDVVLDIQDLQKHYEVDRGGLLFFGGETTTIKANEGINFHAREAETVAIVGESGCGKSTFAKVLMGLEEATAGKVQFGDVELGDLNVQDRTADTIANLQMVFQNPFDTLNPSHTVGSQIARVIRKFGVESEPEKIQARVLELLDIVKLPRDFAKRRPRQLSGGQKQRVGIARAFAGNPSMVIADEPVSALDVSVQAAVTELLMDIQREHRTTLLFISHDLSVVRYLADRIVVMYLGQIMEQGRTEEIFAPPYHPYTEALLSAVPIADTSIEKRKIVLDGEMPSSLNPPKGCPFSTRCQHKIEGLCETVVPPVRVFSGEAGKHGGHEIMCHLSEETLTDMLPVFRQKTAEEMEPAE
- a CDS encoding nitrate/nitrite transporter; amino-acid sequence: MIPGIAVLALGYMMSQFYRAFLAVLSGDLTTDLGATPTELSIASGTWFVIFALAQFPVGLWLDRYGPRRMTAALFTFGAGGGVMLMAFATTPLHLIIAMGLIGIGCAPVLMASFFIFAKAFPPARFGLYSAWIVAFGTMGNVAGAKPLAVLATEFGWRPVMLGLFVMTLAIGLAILLFVKDPPTDDNAQDHAIPGGSFLTLLKMKQLWPIFPLMAVAYAVPAGIRGYWAAPYLSEVFGADTPAIGTATLWMALAMIAGSIVYGPLDRLVPSRKWLNFGGGIVVVSSMLVLAIWPSSSLGLTTAMLVLCGFAGMNYPILMAHARQFFPPRLVGRGVTLMNFFSVGGVGVMQWITAALIRDETILQTPIVAFQTLFWFYVVVLSLVLVLYLAARERPDDKPA
- the ettA gene encoding energy-dependent translational throttle protein EttA; this translates as MARQFIYHMSGLSKTYSGGKKVLDNIHLSFYPDAKIGVLGPNGAGKSTLLRIMADLDKDFTGEAWAADGARIGYLPQEPQLDGSKDVLGNVMDGVAEKQAILDRYNELMMNYSDETAEEGAQLQDVIDAQDLWDLDSKVEMAMEALRCPPGDASVENLSGGEKRRVALCKLLLSEPDLLLLDEPTNHLDAETVAWLEKHLVAFKGSVLIITHDRYFLDNVTGWILELDRGSGIPYEGNYSAYLEAKSKRMAQEGREDQARQRALDREREWIAASPRARQTKSKARINAYDELVERSAARKPGQAQILIPPGERLGQVVIEMEDVSKGYGEQLLIDDLSFKLPPGGIVGVIGPNGAGKTTLFRMLTGQEEPDAGSVRLGETVKLGYVDQSRDSLDANKNVWEEISGGDEIIKLGKHEMNSRAYVGAFNFKGGDQQQKVGSLSGGQRNRVHLAKMLKSGSNVLLLDEPTNDLDTETLGALEDALEDFAGCAVVISHDRMFLDRLATHMLAFEGDSHVEWFEGNYADYEEDKKRRLGADAVENPRRIKYKPFTR
- a CDS encoding HupE/UreJ family protein — encoded protein: MARIFSQRPLTGFTAGSLPLVFLITIASLIGWSFTARAHEIQPAIADLVFSPDQSGYQLEIALNLEAALAGVGSEHADTDQSPKAEEYDALRALSAAQLRDRLYQVQQNFLSQIFISADDVALEKTIENVSIPDVGDLSVARASRIVLRGNLPPDAQNMTFSWAPSFGAVVLRGPLSEAGEGYSAYLQNGTVSDPVSIQGQTTQSVWQVISDYVTVGFTHIIPKGLDHILFVVGLFLLSTKLSPLLWQVTAFTLAHTITLALGMLGLVSVPAAIVEPLIAASIVYICVENLFLDHLTKWRPIVIFGFGLLHGLGFASVLTEIGLSRSYFITGLISFNVGVELGQISVIFLCFMAVGFWFRNKPWYRPFIIIPGSLIIAAIGAFWFLERTILA
- a CDS encoding DUF4198 domain-containing protein — protein: MSFVSLVATKFRCLTLFGALAALALAITDTKAHEFWIEPNVSQIETGDKFSATLNVGQDLAGSTYPYLPPRFDRFTMTIGGNTKPVEGRIGDNPALQMEAAQEGLHIIAYQSRGDVLTYVDPAKFQQFLDYEGLDWVLEAHQKRGLPTAYFKEIYTRFAKSLVQVGPYQEDDAGQNQAVGLPIELVALQSPYAPQTSRVDVLLLREGKPLENIQVATFQRMNDSTVARRLTRSNAEGVANITLDGGGFYLISAVQMEETDPAKFKEDTAGRKPVWHSLWASLSFRLEAD
- a CDS encoding MFS transporter, encoding MPLALIPLLIAAGILLAGNGLQGTLITLRGTAEGFSPLDIGLIGAGYSAGFLVACVYAPRLLQSVGHIRTFAALAAVSAVSTLLMVMLVDSNFWILMRFIMGFCFSGLFTTIESWINSKAKKQNRGRVLSLYRMIDLLAVTSSQFLIPAFGVMSFAIFSVAAMLYCLSIVPISLSDRSSPKPPENFRFDLKAIWSISPLACFGCFTIGLTNSAFRMIGPLYAQDIGFDETGIAWFMSVGIAGGILSQYPLGWLSDRFNRRVSLLIATIGAMGAGIALSLLGGNSQTASLIGIFAFGAFAMPLYALSAAHANDQAKDDQYVLVAAGLMFFFSAGAIGGPFFAAVFAEQFGTPAMFMYTSLMHGMLVVFTIIRSLSRPGLSPRPDRRFVALIRTSPQFLKLATKSSRNHENSDR